A section of the Mycobacterium sp. 3519A genome encodes:
- a CDS encoding TetR/AcrR family transcriptional regulator → MPSVMVVAMARSRPTRVEGVRRRPKDRKAQIARASAEAFSALGYHGVSMETIAARVGISAAALYRHYTGKYELFRDAVLNLGQQLVDCTAFADEDDSDAEVTLRRLVSALIDTAMANRESGGLYRWEARYLRGDDQASLFAQMRTVHHRIQRPLTAIRPDLTSRQRWTLSTAALSVIGSIVDHRAKLPAIQVRALLADLADTVLAAELPDVDDAVAEPRQQVPATAEVSKYEALLNESMRLFNLKGYRDTSMEDIAAAVGMPASGIYRYFSGKSDILAAAFRRAADRLSAELSEIVGSTPEPAEALTAVIDAFVVRSFDGPELDYVYYTERLNMTQGDQKILRNLQRANVESWVDLVVAVRPDWTPGQARFAVHAAMSLVIDLGRLMQYENSAPVRAVVERLLDLTLLGRHRLRTALPAK, encoded by the coding sequence ATGCCGTCCGTTATGGTGGTGGCCATGGCGCGCAGCAGGCCCACCCGCGTCGAGGGCGTCCGGCGCAGGCCGAAGGATCGCAAGGCGCAGATCGCGCGTGCGTCGGCCGAGGCGTTCAGCGCGCTCGGCTACCACGGCGTCAGCATGGAGACCATAGCCGCCAGGGTGGGCATCTCCGCCGCGGCGTTGTACCGCCACTACACGGGCAAGTACGAACTCTTCCGCGACGCGGTGCTCAACCTCGGCCAGCAGTTGGTCGACTGCACAGCATTCGCCGACGAGGACGACAGCGATGCCGAGGTGACGCTGCGGCGTCTGGTGTCGGCGCTGATCGACACCGCAATGGCCAACCGCGAGTCCGGCGGGCTGTACCGCTGGGAGGCCCGCTATCTACGCGGTGACGACCAAGCCAGCCTGTTCGCGCAGATGCGCACCGTCCATCATCGGATTCAGCGGCCGCTGACGGCAATTCGACCGGATCTGACGTCGCGACAGCGTTGGACGTTGTCCACGGCGGCGCTTTCGGTGATCGGCAGCATCGTGGACCACCGCGCCAAGTTGCCCGCCATCCAGGTGCGCGCGTTGCTGGCCGATCTCGCCGACACCGTGCTCGCGGCAGAACTGCCGGACGTCGACGACGCCGTCGCCGAACCGCGTCAGCAGGTGCCCGCAACCGCCGAGGTGTCGAAATACGAAGCGCTGCTCAACGAATCGATGCGGTTGTTCAACCTCAAGGGGTACCGCGACACCAGCATGGAGGACATCGCGGCCGCGGTCGGGATGCCCGCGTCCGGCATCTACCGGTACTTCTCGGGCAAGAGCGACATCCTCGCGGCGGCGTTCCGCCGGGCCGCGGACCGGTTGTCGGCGGAGCTGTCCGAAATCGTCGGCAGCACACCGGAACCCGCAGAGGCGTTGACGGCGGTCATCGACGCCTTCGTGGTGAGGTCCTTCGACGGTCCTGAACTCGACTACGTGTACTACACCGAGCGGCTCAACATGACCCAGGGCGACCAGAAGATCTTGCGTAACCTGCAGCGCGCCAATGTCGAGTCCTGGGTTGACCTCGTGGTGGCAGTGCGACCCGATTGGACGCCTGGCCAGGCGCGGTTCGCGGTGCACGCCGCGATGTCGCTGGTGATCGACCTGGGCCGGTTGATGCAGTACGAGAATTCAGCGCCTGTCCGCGCAGTCGTGGAACGGCTACTGGACCTGACGCTGCTCGGTCGTCACCGGTTGCGTACTGCGTTGCCCGCCAAGTAG
- a CDS encoding APC family permease, translating to MSTPDGPALRRRLGTFDAVTIGLGSMVGAGIFVALAPAAAAAGSGLLIGLAVAAVVAYCNATASARLAALYPESGGTYVYGRERLGEFWGYTAGWSFVVGKTASCAAMALTVGYYVWPDYAHAVAVAAVVALTAVNYAGIQKSALLTRVIVALVLAVLAAVVVVVLGFGDVEASRLALGDDVTVRGVLQAAGLLFFAFAGYARIATLGEEVRDPARTIPRAIPVALGITLVIYAVVAVALLSELGSAALASAAAPLADAVRAAGFPAMEPVVRAGAAVAALGSLLALILGVSRTTLAMARDRHLPRALAAVHPRFDTPHRAEVVVGLVVAVVAALADVRGAIGFSSFAVLLYYAIANASAFTLGRKVIPVLGLVGCLVLAVLLPPSSVLVGAAVVALGALTYGVRRLR from the coding sequence GTGAGCACGCCGGACGGCCCTGCGCTGCGCCGTCGGCTCGGCACCTTCGACGCGGTGACCATCGGATTGGGTTCGATGGTGGGCGCAGGCATCTTCGTCGCACTGGCACCCGCCGCGGCGGCCGCAGGCTCGGGTCTGCTGATCGGGCTTGCTGTCGCGGCCGTCGTCGCCTACTGCAATGCGACGGCGTCGGCACGGTTGGCGGCGTTGTATCCGGAGTCCGGCGGCACCTACGTCTACGGGCGTGAGCGTCTCGGCGAATTCTGGGGATACACCGCGGGCTGGAGCTTCGTCGTCGGCAAGACCGCCTCGTGCGCGGCGATGGCACTGACCGTCGGGTACTACGTGTGGCCGGACTATGCGCACGCGGTCGCGGTGGCCGCCGTGGTGGCGTTGACCGCGGTCAACTACGCAGGCATCCAGAAGTCGGCGTTGCTGACCCGCGTGATCGTGGCGCTGGTGCTTGCGGTGCTGGCCGCGGTGGTCGTCGTCGTGCTCGGCTTCGGCGACGTGGAGGCCTCACGGTTGGCTCTTGGCGACGACGTGACCGTGCGTGGCGTGTTGCAGGCGGCGGGATTGTTGTTCTTCGCGTTCGCCGGTTACGCCAGGATCGCGACGCTCGGCGAAGAGGTGCGCGATCCGGCCCGCACCATTCCCAGGGCCATCCCCGTCGCATTGGGCATCACATTGGTGATCTACGCGGTAGTCGCCGTCGCGTTGCTGAGCGAATTGGGCAGCGCCGCATTGGCTTCGGCGGCCGCACCGTTGGCGGACGCGGTGCGGGCGGCCGGGTTCCCCGCGATGGAACCTGTGGTGCGGGCCGGTGCGGCGGTGGCCGCTCTCGGCTCACTGCTTGCGTTGATTCTCGGTGTTTCGCGGACGACGCTGGCGATGGCCCGCGATCGTCACTTGCCACGCGCGCTCGCCGCCGTACATCCCCGGTTCGACACGCCGCATCGCGCGGAGGTGGTGGTCGGACTCGTGGTCGCAGTGGTGGCGGCGCTGGCGGATGTGCGTGGGGCGATCGGGTTCTCGTCGTTCGCGGTGCTGTTGTATTACGCGATCGCGAATGCGTCGGCGTTTACCCTGGGCCGCAAGGTCATTCCCGTGCTTGGGCTGGTCGGTTGCTTGGTGTTGGCTGTGCTGTTGCCGCCGTCGTCGGTGCTGGTAGGTGCGGCCGTCGTTGCGCTCGGTGCGCTCACTTACGGCGTCCGGCGATTGCGGTAG
- a CDS encoding SulP family inorganic anion transporter translates to MSILPGLTQFRGYQRDWLRGDVVAGLTVAAYLVPQVMAYATVAGLPPVVGLWAALVPLAVYAVLGSSRQLSVGPESTTALMTATALGPLAAGDPGRYAALAAAVTLLVGAICFIGGLVRLGMLAELLSRPVLVGYMTGVAAIMIGSQLGKVTGISVEGDEFVDQVRSFAAVLDQVHWPTLALSAAVLVVLLALDRLVPRLPGPLIGILLATAVVAAFSLDSNGIKVIGDIPGGLPTPSVPGVPLADMTTLLLPAVGIAIVAFSDNVLTARTFAARHNQRIDANAELRALGVCNVGTGLMHGFPVSSSGSRTALGDALGSRTQLYSVVTLVFVVIVMLAGRGVLSHFPMAALGALVVYAALRLVDVPEFKRLARFRRSELVLALATTVSVLLFGVLYGVLVAIALSILDLLRRVARPHDAILGFVPGVAGMHDIDDYPAAKPVPGLVVYRYDAPLFFANAENFRERALAAVDDSPVPVEWFVLNAEANVEVDLTALDVLDQLRAEFASRGIVFAMARVKQDLRDALDAAGLVDRIGEDRIFMTLPTAVEAYRNRRTP, encoded by the coding sequence ATGAGTATCTTGCCTGGCCTGACGCAGTTCCGCGGCTATCAAAGGGACTGGCTGCGCGGTGACGTGGTGGCGGGCCTCACCGTCGCGGCGTACCTCGTCCCGCAGGTGATGGCGTACGCGACCGTCGCGGGCCTGCCGCCGGTGGTCGGGTTGTGGGCCGCCCTGGTGCCGCTGGCCGTGTACGCGGTGCTCGGTTCGTCGCGGCAACTGTCCGTCGGCCCCGAGTCGACGACCGCGTTGATGACCGCGACCGCGCTCGGACCGCTGGCGGCGGGCGATCCCGGGCGTTACGCGGCACTGGCCGCTGCGGTCACGCTCCTGGTCGGCGCAATCTGCTTCATCGGCGGGCTGGTTCGGCTCGGGATGCTCGCGGAGCTGCTGTCGCGACCCGTGCTGGTCGGCTACATGACCGGGGTCGCGGCCATCATGATCGGCAGCCAACTGGGCAAGGTCACCGGGATCTCGGTCGAAGGTGATGAATTCGTCGATCAGGTCCGGTCATTCGCGGCGGTCCTGGATCAGGTGCACTGGCCGACGCTGGCGTTGTCGGCGGCGGTGCTGGTGGTGCTGCTGGCGCTCGACCGGCTGGTGCCACGCCTGCCGGGGCCGCTGATCGGGATTCTGCTTGCGACGGCCGTGGTGGCCGCATTCTCGTTGGACAGCAACGGGATCAAGGTGATCGGCGACATTCCCGGCGGCCTGCCGACGCCCAGCGTGCCGGGTGTCCCGCTGGCCGACATGACGACCCTGCTGCTACCGGCGGTGGGCATCGCGATCGTCGCGTTCTCCGACAACGTGTTGACCGCACGCACGTTCGCGGCCAGGCACAACCAGCGTATCGACGCCAACGCGGAGCTCCGTGCGCTCGGCGTCTGCAACGTGGGTACCGGTCTGATGCATGGCTTTCCGGTCAGTTCGAGTGGCAGCCGCACCGCGCTCGGCGACGCGCTCGGCAGCCGGACCCAGCTGTACTCGGTGGTCACGCTCGTCTTCGTGGTCATCGTGATGCTGGCGGGCCGCGGTGTGCTGTCGCACTTCCCGATGGCTGCGCTGGGGGCATTGGTGGTCTATGCCGCGCTGCGACTCGTCGATGTACCGGAATTCAAGCGGCTGGCGCGGTTTCGCCGCAGCGAGTTGGTGCTGGCGCTGGCCACCACGGTGTCGGTGTTGCTGTTCGGCGTTCTCTACGGCGTGCTCGTCGCAATTGCGCTGTCGATCCTGGACCTGCTGCGCCGGGTGGCGCGGCCGCATGACGCGATCCTCGGCTTCGTGCCCGGCGTGGCGGGCATGCACGACATCGACGACTATCCCGCCGCCAAGCCGGTGCCCGGCCTTGTGGTGTATCGCTACGACGCACCGCTGTTCTTCGCCAACGCGGAAAACTTCCGCGAGCGGGCGCTGGCCGCAGTCGACGACAGTCCCGTTCCCGTCGAATGGTTCGTGCTCAACGCCGAGGCCAACGTGGAAGTCGACCTCACCGCGCTCGACGTCCTGGACCAGTTGCGCGCCGAGTTCGCAAGTCGCGGCATCGTCTTCGCGATGGCCAGGGTGAAGCAGGACCTGCGCGACGCCCTCGACGCCGCAGGATTGGTCGACCGAATCGGCGAGGATCGTATCTTCATGACCCTGCCGACCGCCGTCGAGGCCTACCGCAATCGCCGGACGCCGTAA
- a CDS encoding uracil-xanthine permease family protein: MIPLTWKHVETQSDDDFVVAPHERLSWARTIGIGAQHVVAMFGATFLVPVLTGFPPATTLLFSGVGTVLFLLITGNRLPSYLGSSFSVIAPVTAAVASNGTGSALGGLVAVGVVLIIIGAVVHLVGTHWIDVTLPPVVTGAIVALIGFNLAPAAKSNFEKGPLVGMVTLVLLVGTLAFFRGIIGRLAIFLAVVAGYVLALILGEVDTSAIKAAPWLGLPEFQTPTFTIAVLPMFLPAVIALVAENIGHVKSVGQMTDTDVDPVMGRALAADGVATTLAGFGGGSATTTYAENIGVMAATRVYSTAAYWIAAAVAIALSLCPKVGAAISAIPPGVLGGATVVLYGLVGVLGVRIWLTNDVDFSKPLNQMTAAIPLIIGIADFTWQAGELTFTGIALGSIAALVVYHGMRLLGLRKGAVRLRQ; the protein is encoded by the coding sequence GTGATCCCGCTGACATGGAAACACGTCGAGACACAGTCCGACGATGACTTCGTCGTTGCGCCCCACGAGAGGCTGAGCTGGGCGCGCACGATCGGCATCGGCGCGCAGCATGTGGTGGCGATGTTCGGTGCCACGTTCCTGGTCCCGGTGCTGACCGGTTTCCCGCCCGCCACCACGCTGTTGTTCTCCGGCGTCGGCACTGTGTTGTTCCTGCTGATCACCGGAAATCGGTTGCCCAGCTACCTCGGCTCGAGTTTCTCGGTGATCGCCCCGGTGACGGCCGCGGTCGCATCCAACGGGACAGGCAGCGCCCTTGGCGGCCTCGTCGCGGTCGGCGTCGTCCTCATCATCATCGGCGCGGTCGTGCATCTGGTCGGCACCCACTGGATCGACGTCACGCTGCCGCCGGTGGTGACGGGCGCGATCGTCGCGCTGATCGGTTTCAACCTGGCGCCCGCCGCGAAGTCGAATTTCGAGAAGGGCCCGTTGGTTGGCATGGTCACGCTGGTGCTGCTCGTCGGCACGTTGGCGTTCTTCCGCGGCATCATCGGTAGGCTGGCGATCTTCCTCGCCGTCGTCGCGGGGTATGTGCTCGCGCTGATCCTCGGCGAAGTCGACACCTCGGCGATCAAGGCCGCACCGTGGCTCGGGCTGCCGGAATTCCAGACCCCCACGTTCACGATCGCGGTGCTGCCGATGTTCCTGCCCGCCGTCATTGCGTTGGTCGCCGAGAACATCGGGCACGTGAAATCGGTGGGCCAGATGACGGACACCGACGTGGACCCGGTGATGGGACGCGCGCTGGCGGCCGACGGGGTCGCGACGACGTTGGCCGGGTTCGGCGGCGGGTCGGCCACCACCACCTACGCGGAAAACATCGGGGTGATGGCGGCGACGCGGGTGTACTCGACGGCTGCGTACTGGATCGCCGCTGCGGTGGCCATCGCATTGTCCTTGTGTCCCAAGGTGGGTGCGGCGATCTCCGCGATTCCGCCGGGCGTGCTGGGCGGCGCCACGGTGGTGCTGTACGGGTTGGTCGGTGTGCTGGGCGTTCGGATTTGGCTGACCAACGACGTCGACTTCTCCAAGCCGCTGAACCAGATGACGGCGGCCATCCCGCTGATCATCGGCATCGCTGATTTCACGTGGCAAGCAGGCGAACTCACGTTCACCGGCATCGCGTTGGGATCCATCGCCGCTCTGGTGGTGTACCACGGCATGCGGTTGCTGGGACTCAGGAAAGGTGCAGTACGCCTTCGCCAGTGA
- a CDS encoding peptide synthetase yields MNDQATTQFVRSVDALERLFYRYAERNAAHFGQAAEFDVRLTETQVRTALAAVQASHPLLSVHVEDRPGCRLGLYRAESVAPIDLTVHESECSWASFAAAELAHKFDRSIAPLMRAVLINHRTGSTILLTFDHTTADGISSVTVMNDLVKALNGQPLARRDVPPSMEELVACTVPYSETPAAGDSRDPRMAQPASIRPFDGTHPDVRTATLDTNQTARLLQRCRAERTTVHAALVAAASRAHAKMFGTQFVRTLSPINTRPLLGGVGDCADYFVCTVTGMTPWDGTAFWDQARAVTGDLTIARSASGVAEVSAAIEQAMTVDAESAVAEQLFTEAFPFDLLITNLGVQELDVCGPIRPTTVWGPILQSQIDDHVIGVTTYGGQMRMVVTGYLPSTAFTAAVKETLVHFSGYRPS; encoded by the coding sequence ATGAATGACCAAGCGACGACCCAGTTCGTTCGGTCCGTCGACGCACTGGAACGGCTGTTCTACCGTTACGCAGAACGCAATGCAGCGCACTTCGGCCAGGCCGCCGAATTCGACGTGAGACTCACCGAGACGCAGGTGCGCACGGCGCTGGCGGCCGTCCAGGCAAGTCATCCGCTGTTGTCGGTACACGTCGAAGACCGCCCCGGCTGCCGACTCGGGTTGTATCGCGCCGAGTCCGTGGCACCGATCGACCTGACGGTGCACGAAAGTGAGTGTTCCTGGGCGTCTTTCGCGGCCGCGGAGTTGGCACACAAATTCGACCGGTCCATTGCTCCGCTGATGAGGGCCGTGCTCATCAACCATCGAACCGGTTCGACGATTCTGCTGACGTTCGACCACACCACCGCTGACGGCATTTCGTCGGTCACGGTGATGAACGACCTCGTCAAAGCGCTCAACGGACAACCGTTGGCGCGCCGCGACGTGCCGCCGTCGATGGAAGAGTTGGTCGCCTGCACCGTTCCCTACAGCGAGACCCCAGCGGCCGGTGACAGCCGTGATCCGCGCATGGCGCAGCCCGCTTCGATCAGGCCGTTCGACGGCACCCACCCCGATGTCCGAACCGCGACGTTGGACACCAACCAGACCGCCCGCTTGCTGCAGCGGTGTCGAGCCGAGCGGACCACCGTGCATGCCGCGCTGGTGGCCGCGGCTTCGCGCGCGCACGCGAAGATGTTCGGCACGCAGTTCGTCCGCACGCTGAGTCCGATCAACACTCGGCCGCTGCTCGGCGGTGTCGGAGATTGCGCGGACTATTTCGTGTGCACGGTGACGGGGATGACACCCTGGGACGGCACCGCGTTCTGGGATCAGGCCAGGGCGGTGACCGGCGACCTCACGATCGCGAGATCTGCTTCCGGCGTTGCGGAGGTCTCGGCGGCGATCGAGCAGGCGATGACCGTTGACGCGGAATCCGCGGTCGCAGAACAGCTTTTCACCGAGGCGTTTCCGTTCGACTTGTTGATCACCAATCTCGGCGTGCAAGAGCTCGACGTCTGCGGACCGATCAGGCCGACGACGGTGTGGGGGCCGATTCTGCAATCTCAGATCGACGACCATGTCATCGGTGTCACCACCTACGGCGGACAAATGCGGATGGTCGTGACCGGTTACCTCCCGAGCACTGCGTTCACTGCAGCAGTCAAAGAGACACTGGTCCACTTCAGTGGGTACCGCCCGTCCTAA
- a CDS encoding acyl-CoA dehydrogenase family protein, giving the protein MYGLTEDDLRIRNTARDFVETLMPHEVEAELAEGTLPKELTAEHQARAIELGLYATNMPTSVGGPGCTALQQVLVQEQCGRVTNGLGWVMATPPQWWVGVATDYQRERWLLPSVRGEKHEAYAITEEFAGSDVSALQTTARRDGDEYVVNGVKWHVTSFNLADYVFVEAVLDSGEHVLLVVDLPWPGVEVVRTPQYSHNIADEHPIVAFNDVRVPAVNRVGTEGDPMTFTQDWFRFERMMVAARCVGAAQRLLDEATAFAQTRVVAGRPLGEHQLVAGMLADSATELFAARTMLYEVARSIDAGHDRKTVHGQASMAKLYCSEMAGRVADRAVQIFGGRGYMRENVAERMFRELRVERIWEGASEIQRIIVGRQLMNRGPGALLDA; this is encoded by the coding sequence ATGTATGGACTGACCGAGGACGACCTTCGGATCCGGAACACGGCGCGCGACTTCGTCGAGACGCTGATGCCGCACGAGGTGGAGGCCGAACTCGCCGAAGGGACTCTGCCCAAGGAGTTGACGGCCGAACATCAGGCCCGCGCCATCGAATTGGGCTTGTACGCAACGAATATGCCGACATCTGTCGGCGGTCCTGGTTGCACCGCCCTGCAACAGGTGCTCGTGCAGGAGCAGTGCGGGCGGGTGACCAATGGCCTCGGCTGGGTGATGGCCACCCCGCCGCAGTGGTGGGTGGGGGTGGCGACCGACTATCAGCGGGAGCGCTGGTTGCTGCCGTCGGTGCGGGGTGAGAAGCACGAGGCATATGCGATCACCGAGGAGTTCGCCGGTTCCGACGTGTCCGCGCTGCAGACGACCGCGCGGCGGGACGGCGACGAGTACGTGGTCAACGGTGTCAAATGGCACGTCACATCGTTCAATCTCGCCGATTACGTCTTCGTCGAAGCGGTGCTCGACAGTGGCGAGCACGTGCTGCTCGTGGTCGATCTCCCGTGGCCCGGGGTGGAAGTGGTTCGCACACCGCAGTATTCGCACAACATCGCCGACGAGCACCCGATCGTGGCGTTCAACGACGTCCGCGTGCCCGCAGTCAACCGCGTCGGGACCGAAGGTGATCCGATGACCTTCACCCAGGACTGGTTCCGGTTCGAGCGGATGATGGTGGCCGCGAGATGTGTTGGTGCCGCCCAACGTCTGCTGGACGAGGCCACCGCGTTCGCGCAGACGCGGGTGGTCGCTGGGCGACCGCTGGGCGAACACCAGTTGGTCGCCGGCATGCTGGCCGACAGCGCGACCGAGTTGTTCGCCGCCAGGACGATGCTCTACGAGGTGGCCCGGTCGATCGACGCGGGCCACGATCGCAAGACGGTGCACGGCCAGGCGTCGATGGCAAAGCTGTACTGCTCGGAGATGGCGGGCCGGGTGGCCGACCGTGCCGTGCAGATCTTCGGCGGCCGCGGCTACATGCGCGAGAACGTCGCCGAGCGGATGTTCCGCGAATTGCGGGTGGAGCGAATCTGGGAAGGGGCGAGCGAGATCCAGCGGATCATCGTCGGCCGTCAGCTGATGAATCGGGGGCCGGGGGCGCTGCTCGACGCCTGA
- a CDS encoding FAD-binding oxidoreductase translates to MTSSRSADVVVVGGGTVGAWTAVLLAESGVERVVLLEKSTLGDGASSRAAGMVRAQGGTETAIKLGLRSQEFYAASGDRFPLDCGFVPQGYLMPCFTNAEVAQAHDRIALQQRLGLTVQWLSSAEIDDRNTGLAPGVTLGASYAPGDGYIDAPRNVLAYTAALTAHRVDVRERCRFTGLRTAGGRVVGVDTSDVPIDTDRVVLTGGPKLADVGAAAGARVPAGGTRHQVVVTAPVSAFDVHDVPMVFDITSGIYWRPGEAGGLLWGMSNPDEPPGVAADFDEVYYLKARDRIEELLPGVKGLGLRRMWAATIDYTPDHLPILGPLLTDDGPVDGTVVASPAGHGMMWGPAVAQVAADLTTTGECTWLDLTDLGLDRFDAEGNSRVAPEPISLPFPEKAAH, encoded by the coding sequence ATGACCAGCTCCCGCAGCGCCGATGTCGTGGTGGTGGGCGGCGGAACGGTCGGCGCGTGGACGGCCGTGCTGCTCGCCGAGAGCGGCGTCGAAAGAGTCGTCCTACTGGAGAAATCGACGTTGGGTGACGGCGCGAGCAGCCGGGCCGCGGGCATGGTCCGCGCGCAGGGCGGCACCGAGACCGCGATCAAGCTCGGCCTTCGTAGCCAGGAGTTCTATGCCGCCAGCGGCGACCGCTTCCCGCTGGACTGCGGCTTCGTGCCGCAGGGCTACCTGATGCCGTGTTTCACCAACGCGGAGGTCGCGCAGGCCCATGACCGCATCGCGCTGCAACAGCGACTCGGCCTCACGGTGCAGTGGCTGTCCAGCGCCGAGATCGACGACCGAAACACCGGTCTGGCACCAGGTGTCACGCTGGGCGCGTCCTACGCGCCGGGCGATGGTTACATCGACGCGCCGCGCAATGTGCTGGCCTACACCGCGGCGCTGACCGCACATCGCGTCGACGTCCGGGAGCGGTGCCGGTTCACCGGGCTGCGGACCGCGGGCGGCCGCGTGGTCGGCGTCGACACCTCCGACGTGCCTATCGACACCGACCGCGTGGTGCTCACCGGCGGGCCCAAGCTCGCCGATGTCGGCGCGGCGGCGGGCGCGCGGGTGCCCGCGGGCGGCACCCGCCACCAGGTGGTGGTCACCGCGCCCGTGTCCGCATTCGACGTGCACGACGTGCCGATGGTGTTCGACATCACCTCCGGAATCTATTGGCGGCCAGGCGAAGCCGGCGGCCTACTGTGGGGGATGAGCAATCCCGACGAGCCGCCGGGGGTGGCCGCCGACTTCGACGAGGTGTACTACCTCAAGGCCCGTGACCGCATCGAGGAATTGCTGCCCGGCGTCAAGGGTTTGGGCCTTCGGCGGATGTGGGCGGCCACCATCGACTACACCCCCGACCATCTGCCGATCCTCGGCCCGCTGCTGACCGACGACGGTCCCGTCGACGGCACCGTGGTGGCCAGCCCCGCCGGTCACGGCATGATGTGGGGCCCCGCCGTCGCACAGGTGGCTGCCGACCTCACCACCACCGGTGAGTGCACGTGGCTGGATCTCACCGACCTCGGGCTGGACCGCTTCGACGCAGAGGGCAACAGTCGCGTTGCGCCAGAACCGATTTCACTGCCGTTTCCGGAGAAGGCCGCGCACTAG
- a CDS encoding sugar ABC transporter permease, which translates to MTTLNAKLADADFAADTRADETFAEAVRSYLRRGRGGDMGSLPAILGLVVLFVVFGLANERFTSPLNLANLVTQAGSICVLAMGLVFVLLLGDIDLSAGVAGGVSACVMGLTIVNLGWSWWAAMLAGILCGALIGLAIGVLRAKLGIPSFVVTLAFFLGLQGVTLKLIGEGGSIRVDNPVIRGITIDNMSVTAGWLFALLIVAGFTCLELYRHRTKVARGLVHPPFGVVIARIVGVAVVALGVAYVLNLNRSVNPNIEIRGIPYVLPLVGVLLIVLTLVLNRTSYGRHIYAVGGNAEAARRAGIKVARIRMSVFVVCSSLAAVSGIIAASYGGKVSASSGGGNVLLYAVGAAVIGGTSLFGGKGRAIDAVVGGVVVATIANGLGLLNQASYINFLVTGGVLLLAASVDAISRRRRSATGLS; encoded by the coding sequence ATGACAACTCTGAACGCGAAACTCGCCGACGCCGACTTCGCCGCCGACACCCGTGCCGACGAAACGTTTGCCGAGGCGGTGCGCAGTTATCTGCGGCGGGGGCGGGGCGGCGACATGGGTTCGTTGCCTGCGATCCTCGGCCTCGTCGTGCTGTTCGTCGTGTTCGGGCTCGCCAACGAGCGATTCACCTCGCCGCTCAACCTAGCCAACCTCGTCACCCAGGCCGGTTCGATCTGCGTGCTGGCAATGGGATTGGTGTTCGTGCTGTTGCTCGGCGACATCGACCTGTCCGCGGGGGTGGCGGGGGGTGTCTCGGCGTGCGTGATGGGCTTGACCATCGTCAACCTCGGCTGGTCGTGGTGGGCCGCGATGCTCGCGGGCATTCTGTGCGGTGCGCTGATCGGGCTGGCGATCGGCGTGCTGCGTGCCAAGTTGGGCATCCCGTCATTCGTCGTGACGCTGGCGTTTTTCCTTGGGCTGCAAGGCGTGACGTTGAAGCTCATCGGCGAGGGCGGATCGATCCGGGTGGACAACCCCGTCATCCGCGGCATCACGATCGACAACATGTCGGTCACGGCGGGTTGGTTGTTCGCCCTTCTCATCGTCGCCGGTTTCACGTGTTTGGAGTTGTATCGGCATCGCACCAAGGTGGCCCGAGGGCTGGTGCACCCGCCGTTCGGTGTGGTGATCGCGCGCATCGTCGGTGTGGCGGTGGTGGCCCTCGGGGTGGCCTACGTGCTGAACCTCAACCGCAGCGTGAACCCGAACATCGAGATCCGCGGCATCCCTTACGTTCTGCCGCTCGTCGGGGTGCTGCTGATCGTGTTGACGCTGGTGCTCAACCGCACCTCCTACGGTCGGCACATCTACGCGGTGGGCGGCAACGCGGAGGCCGCGCGGCGGGCCGGTATCAAAGTCGCCCGCATCAGGATGTCGGTCTTCGTGGTGTGCTCGTCGCTGGCGGCGGTCAGCGGCATCATCGCGGCGTCCTACGGCGGCAAGGTGTCAGCCTCGTCGGGTGGCGGCAACGTGTTGCTGTACGCCGTCGGCGCGGCGGTGATCGGCGGCACCAGCCTGTTCGGCGGTAAGGGCCGCGCCATCGACGCGGTGGTCGGCGGGGTGGTGGTGGCCACCATCGCCAACGGGCTCGGATTGCTGAACCAGGCGTCGTACATCAACTTCCTGGTCACCGGCGGGGTCTTGCTGCTCGCGGCGAGTGTGGACGCGATCTCCCGCAGGCGCCGATCGGCGACCGGCTTGTCCTAG